The sequence below is a genomic window from Longimicrobium sp..
GGTGTCGGGGAGGTGGTCGTCGGCGGCGAGCACACGGTCGCCCAGCATCTCCCACAGCCCGCTCTCCCACCCGTCCTCCGGGAACGCGAGGGCGGACTGCATTGCGGCCTTCGCACGCTGCACCTTGGGCCAGGGCGTGTCGAGCAGCGCATTGCTCAGCCCGTACACGCCGGGTTGCAGCCGATGGACGCCCTCCGCGCGGTTGGAGACGTAGAACACGCCGTC
It includes:
- a CDS encoding NRDE family protein is translated as DGVFYVSNRAEGVHRLQPGVYGLSNALLDTPWPKVQRAKAAMQSALAFPEDGWESGLWEMLGDRVLAADDHLPDTGVGADRERLLSAPFIASDVYGTRASTVLTIGRDGEVTFVERSATPDGTGEARHRFRIG